In a genomic window of Vigna angularis cultivar LongXiaoDou No.4 chromosome 6, ASM1680809v1, whole genome shotgun sequence:
- the LOC108341328 gene encoding LOW QUALITY PROTEIN: NAD(P)H-quinone oxidoreductase subunit 2 A, chloroplastic (The sequence of the model RefSeq protein was modified relative to this genomic sequence to represent the inferred CDS: inserted 1 base in 1 codon; substituted 3 bases at 3 genomic stop codons) encodes MIXHVQNENFILDSTRIFMKAFHLLLFDGSFIFPECILIFGLILLLMIDSTSDQKDISXFYFISSTSLVMSITTLLFRWREEPMIAFSENFQTNNFNEIFQFLILLCSTLCIPLSVEYIECIEMSITEFLLFILTTTLGGMFLWGTNDLITIFVALECFSLCSYLLSGYTKKYVRSNESTTKYLLMGGASSSILVHGFSWLYGSSGGDIELQEIVNGLINTQMYNSPGIFIALLFITVGIGFKLSPAPSHQWTPNVYEGVRMITYMMFYISMNLGTFACIXSFGLRTGTDNVRDYAGLYTKDPYLALSLALCLLSLGGLPPLADFFGKLYLFWCGWXADLYFLVSIGLLTSVVL; translated from the exons ATGATCTGACATGTACAGAATGAAAACTTCATTCTCGATTCTACAAGAATTTTTATGAAAGCCTTTCATTTGCTTCTCTTCGATGGAAGTTTTATTTTTCCAGAATGTATCCTAATTTTTGGCCTAATTCTTCTTTTGATGATTGATTCAACCTCTGATCAAAAAGATATATCTTGATTCTATTTTATCTCTTCAACAAGTTTAGTAATGAGCATAACGACCCTATTGTTCCGATGGAGAGAAGAACCTATGATTGCCTTTTCGGAAAATTTCCAAACGAACAATTTCAACGAAatctttcaatttcttattttactATGTTCAACTCTATGTATTCCTCTATCCGTAGAGTACATTGAATGTATAGAAATGTCTATAACAGAGTTTCTCTTATTCATATTAACAACTACTCTAGGAGGAATGTTTTTATGGGGCACTAACGATTTAATAACTATCTTTGTAGCTCTAGAATGTTTCAGTTTATGTTCCTATCTACTATCTGGATATACCAAGAAATATGTACGGTCTAATGAGTCTACTACGAAATATTTACTCATGGGTGGAGCAAGCTCTTCTATTCTGGTTCATGGTTTCTCTTGGCTATATGGTTCATCTGGGGGAGACATTGAGCTTCAAGAAATAGTGAATGGTCTTATCAATACACAAATGTATAACTCCCCAGGAATTTTCATTGCACTTTTATTCATCACTGTAGGAATTGGGTTCAAGCTTTCCCCAGCCCCTTCTCATCAATGGACTCCTAATGTATACGAAGGAGTGCG CATGATAACTTATATGATGTTCTATATCTCGATGAATCTAGGAACTTTTGCTTGCA GATCATTTGGTCTACGTACCGGAACTGATAACGTTCGAGATTATGCAGGATTATACACGAAAGATCCTTATTTGGCTCTCTCTTTAGCCCTATGTCTCTTATCCTTAGGAGGTCTTCCTCCACTAGCAGATTTTTTCGgaaaactttatttattctGGTGTGGATGGTAGGCAGACTTATATTTCTTAGTTTCAATTGGACTCCTTACAAGCGTTGTTCTATGA
- the LOC128197405 gene encoding 30S ribosomal protein S7, chloroplastic-like: MSRRGTTEEKTAKSDPIYHNRLVNMLVNRILKHGKKSLAYQILYRSMKKIQQKTETNPLSILRQAIRGVTPDIVVKARRVGGSTHHVPVEIGSAQGKALAIRWLLGASRKRPGRNMAFKLSSELVDAAKGSGDAICKKEETHRMAEANRAFAHFPKSMNMIYIDT, from the coding sequence ATGTCACGGCGAGGTACTACAGAAGAAAAAACCGCAAAATCCGATCCAATTTatcataatcgattagttaacaTGTTGGTTAACCGTATTCTGAAACACGGAAAAAAATCATTGGCTTATCAAATTCTCTATCGATCTATGAAAAAGATTCAACAAAAGACAGAAACAAATCCACTATCTATTTTACGTCAAGCAATACGTGGAGTAACTCCCGATATAGTAGTAAAAGCAAGACGCGTAGGCGGATCAACTCATCATGTTCCTGTTGAAATAGGATCCGCACAAGGAAAAGCACTTGCCATTCGTTGGTTATTGGGGGCATCTCGAAAACGTCCGGGTCGAAATATGGCTTTCAAATTAAGTTCTGAATTAGTGGATGCTGCCAAGGGTAGTGGCGATGCCATATGCAAAAAGGAAGAGACTCATAGAATGGCAGAGGCAAATAGAGCTTTTGCACATTTTCCTAAATCCATGAACATGATTTATATAGACACGTAG
- the LOC108342567 gene encoding feruloyl CoA ortho-hydroxylase F6H1-3-like — translation MQRHNPLPQAAVHRFFELPAVVKKSFKENSPPEVVRLGTSSPHSELVLEWKDYLQLVYASEEKIHAHWPAICNNPCPWFVNYLVTASPALSVNFMKTAKGAYKKLNVKKLDQAREDTLMGTMILGFNYYPACPEPEVVSGVAPHSDISSITVLLQDDIAGLYVRGSDGDSWIHVPPVEGALVINIGDVLQIMSNERYKSIEHRVVANKRKTRISIPAFVNPAPDAVIGPLSEVLETGDKPKYKQLLYSDYFKYFFSKAHDGKKTIEFAMI, via the exons ATGCAGAGGCATAACCCTCTTCCACAG GCTGCTGTGCACAGATTCTTTGAATTGCCAGCTGTGGTAAAGAAGAGCTTCAAAGAGAACTCACCCCCTGAAGTTGTCAGATTGGGCACCAGTAGCCCCCATTCTGAGTTGGTTTTGGAGTGGAAAGATTATCTTCAACTTGTGTATGCCTCAGAGGAAAAAATCCATGCACATTGGCCTGCTATATGCAA CAATCCTTGTCCTTGGTTTGTTAATTATTTGGTTACTGCATCTCCCGCACTAAGTGTAAATTTTATG AAAACTGCTAAAGGTGCTTATAAGAAATTGAATGTGAAGAAGTTAGATCAAGCAAGAGAGGACACTTTAATGGGTACAATGATATTGGGTTTCAATTACTACCCAGCATGTCCTGAGCCTGAAGTTGTATCAGGTGTAGCCCCTCATTCTGACATATCATCAATCACTGTCCTTCTGCAAGATGACATTGCAGGGCTTTATGTTAGAGGCAGCGATGGAGACAGTTGGATCCATGTTCCTCCTGTTGAGGGAGCATTGGTGATCAATATTGGGGATGTGTTACAGATAATGAGCAATGAAAGATACAAAAGCATAGAGCACAGAGTTGTTGCAAATAAAAGGAAGACCAGAATCTCCATTCCAGCATTTGTCAACCCAGCACCTGATGCTGTTATTGGTCCTTTGTCAGAAGTGTTGGAAACTGGCGATAAACCAAAATATAAACAGCTTTTGTACTCTGATTATTTCAAGTATTTCTTCAGCAAGGCTCATGATGGAAAGAAAACTATTGAATTTGCCATGATATGA
- the LOC128197328 gene encoding uncharacterized protein LOC128197328, translated as MVIIPKQCKIIWFCSLHRKMKNDLRTMLQGVIGKSRGQLVQILYPKCNQQVDSWECGFYVMCWIKTIIRAVITDDWNERFKTTSPIAEDTINQIRQEWTAYLLQRWS; from the exons atggttatcattcccaaacaatgtaaaattatatggttttgttcgttgcacaggaagatgaaaaatgacttgagaaccatgcttcaagg agttattggtaaatctcgtggtcaattggttcaaattttgtatccaaag tgtaaccagcaggtagattcatgggaatgtggcttctatgtgatgtgttggattaagaccatcattcgagctgtcattacagatgactggaatgag cgcttcaagactACATCGCCTATtgcagaggacacaattaaccagataaggcaggagtggaccgcttatcttttacaaagatggagttag
- the LOC128197327 gene encoding uncharacterized protein LOC128197327 produces MTSSSAALISQRIDELVEQQTQGTFVGQGRDDILTTAIGRPEHPGRVRGVPGAIGLRDYFGPTQKTPQSMSQETLRQMDLQWEERLNQSMRSMEQRFMEQLQEQKQIQRALEEKLHSMTQGHMGADETPTAPRVSTRGSCSAVEPNEYSGQYELLVDGDPPRIVAVGRVLEGGETIHGVAILPQHVRVTIDEVRDPQAQVPVPTPEINFVGEAIGTFIAWPRALIMSHIATPQFTRPQKQPIHDTVIHEDDDMAEAEDDPISKLVTKLPRLKKASLQLYWDLRVFGLPPHVPVYITFSDALEVIEGDRMLNISIIQLWCMYMDTIVVDQGRSSMYGFVEPQTIQPSGNTLQNRQHYLQTWMDESKRDIYLVPYIDGYVFLYVVSLLL; encoded by the exons atgacatcttcctcagctgccttgatctcacagagaatt gatgagttggttgagcagcagactcaggggacatttgttggccaaggtagggacgacattctgacaacggccattggaaggcccgagcacccaggacgtgtacgtggagttccaggggcgattggtcttcgtgactattttggccctacacagaaaaccccccaatcaatgagtcaggagacactgaggcagatggatcttcagtgggaggaaagactcaaccaaagcatgagatcaatggagcaacgattcatggagcagctacaagaacaaaaacaaatacaaagagcgcttgaagaaaagctgcattccatgacgcaaggcCACATGGGGGCCGATGAAACTCCCACAGcacctcgtgtcagcactagaggatcatgctctgctgtagaacccaatgagtatagcggtcaatatgagctgttggttgatggggatcccccacgcattgtggctgtcggacgagtgcttgagggaggggagaccattcatggtgttgccatattaccccagcacgtgcgtgtgaccattgacgaggttcgggatccccaggctcaggtgcctgtacccactccagaaattaactttgtgggggaggccataggaacatttattgcctggcctagagcattgatcatgtcccacatcgcgactccacag ttcacacgtcctcagaagcagccaattcatgatacagtcatacatgaagatgatgacatggctgaagcagaGGATGATCCTATATCAAAGTTAGTGACAAAATTACCCAGATTGAAGAAAGCATCATTAcaactatactgggatttgagggtatttggtcttcccccacatgtgccagtttatatcacattttctgatgcattggaggtgattgagggagacaggatgttgaatatttccatcattcagttgtggtgcat gtacatggacacaatcgttgtagaccaaggtcggtcttccatgtacggatttgttgaacctcagaccattcaaccgtctggtaacacacttcaaaacagacaacattatttgcaaacatggatggatgagtccaAAAGAGacatataccttgtgccatacattgacgGGTACGTGTTTTTATATGTGgtcagtttattattatag